A genomic region of Helicoverpa zea isolate HzStark_Cry1AcR chromosome 8, ilHelZeax1.1, whole genome shotgun sequence contains the following coding sequences:
- the LOC124632592 gene encoding uncharacterized protein LOC124632592 codes for MYADDIALADADKGRLVQRVNMWKESLENGGLQLNVGKTEYVACNSTDPTSVCIDGNMVEQTDQVSEAWPVLERHKQELRVTEMKMLRWMCGVTRKDRVRNSRIRGSLHVRDIADKLQECRLRWYGHVLRKPATYVGNKCPAMAPPPGRGRLGRPRKCWLDVVMDMRTSG; via the exons ATGTATGCTGACGACATCGCGCTGGCAGACGCGGACAAGGGACGGTTGGTGCAGCGTGTTAACATGTGGAAGGAGTCACTCGAGAACGGCGGTTTGCAGCTGAATGTGGGGAAGACTGAGTACGTGGCCTGCAACTCGACAGATCCcacctccgtctgcatagacggTAATATGGTTGAACAGACGGACCAGGTCAG TGAAGCGTGGCCTGTGCTTGAGCGGCACAAGCAGGAGCTGCGGGTCACGGAGATGAAAATGCTGCGCTggatgtgtggagttacgcggaAAGACCGCGTTAGGAACTCGCGCATCCGCGGCAGCCTTCATGTCCGTGACATTGCAGACAAACTGCAAGAGTGTCGCTTACGCTGGTACGGACACGTTTTACGGAAACCGGCCACTTACGTGGGGAACAAATGTCCAGCCATGGCGCCTCCGCCCGGCCGGGGCAGACTGGGTAGACCCAGGAAATGCTGGCTTGACGTCGTAATGGACATGCGGACATCCGGATGA